The segment cacttttctCGCCTACAAATCGTGCCTCTGCTTtgatttatacacaaaattattttatctatataatcttttatttataaatttgttttttttttgttttttactttatacactgatttttattttttcatttgtataaCCTTTTTCCGGCTTTAAGTCTCTGGttttcaattcatttatttatcaattttctttatggattataattgaattttcatattttcactgaaaaatattatatCCAGTTTTCACTTTCACTATTGACATTTAAttcgttaaataaatattaaaaatcaattgcaTCACAGAGATGAACAAATTGTGAAAAGAAGAAATACAACCACAACAGACGACaagaaaaatgtgtaaaaaaaaacacgttTGACAAAGGGGCCGTTTACACGAAAACTTTTCAAACGacttttctaaataattattaGTATATTCGAAAAATCACACGCCatttatatgaattattttttgaaaattttggtaAGAAATGGTTAGTAAGATttgtaaatttcatatttcttttaaattcattcgtttattaatattatgctcaataaaaatatcttttgtaaaatgaaaaaattttaatttacattaatttacaCATTTGAAGTACAAAAAAGCGATATACCTCTTCCTTGCATTATTACCAAGTTCAGACGAGCAGTTGAATTCATACCCCTGAATGACAATTGCCAATTAACCCGTTTCAACGACACATTCGTACTTTGTTTTGACTATTCATCGCCATGTAGTTTTTTTACAATcagtattttgttatttttttggaatatttatgtGCGTATCATACGTTTGCTACATTATTATGATAAATATCCGATAAAAATTAGAGATGGCACTAACTTATTCGTAATTCGTAcgtaatttaaattgaattacgTACACTTTGTGTAATTCGCatctgaaattttgtatgacaAATAGCAAAGAGAGTTGCCTGATTGTTTGGTGTAATAAATTCCAAACTGTACAGTGAGTGTAAAAGGTtacgaataaaaaaatgttatttaaaaggtTAATCTGCGTATAGAACCGTTTCtggtataaatgttttatatttgcaattaaaaaatatatgcaagTAAAATAAGACATGTGAACTGACAATTGTTATTGGCAAATACATATATTGCCTGACAATGAAAATGTAAGATTTTCTTACAACCGTTTGAACTGACAGTTTACctattgttaacaattttttattgtcaGTATATTGTCATAACAATGTCAGATAAGCCAACGTTGTTATATCTGACAATTTTATATTCATTGCAACAAATATTTTCCCCGCCAATAAATTAtctacaaatttattaattatttgctGAGGTGGTTGAATTGTATAAAACTACTATGTCTACTACTGAAATGTACAAAGCTGTATCATATGACTTACGTCATTTTGCACAGCTGTTAATAAAACCCGGTTTccgtttttgttttgatttcttcattctatttggttttttatttacatatttatttatattttttatcgaGAAGTCGACGTCAACAATTTCTTTACTCTAGTTCTTATAGCGTATGGACCAAATCAAGaagaattattaacaaaaaaataatgaaattagtACCTCGATGATACATCGCGTATGTGTGTGACAAAGTGTATTTTATTGTTCataaaagaaggaaaaaatttaatttattttgtggttaaagtaaatttagacaaaagataaaataatattaaataatggcTGAGAACCCAGGTGGCAATAAaggtaaatattgttttaaaactatttaaataaatatttaattatctaatattttgttaaacttacatacatacatatatgtaaaggTGGTGGCTTATTGTCTACACAAAAcatcatacaaaatcaactgtTTCGTCGGCAAAGAAGTATTAGGGCCTTTCAAAAATCCTCCAAAACTGAAGAAGAGAGTGGTGATAAGGTACTATTTAATATTAACGATACATgaaattagtataaattatattatcttttataatttcatagacttatgttgttataaaatttggagAAAAGGCTAAATTACAACAATGTCGAGATGTTGAAAAGATTATTCAACAATTTGGCATACAAACCACTTTGGAAGTGGTagataaaagtgaaaaatatttatatctaaCTGCCTCTACGGATACTCTACTACGTTTGGCCGATGAAGCGGAGCTAACCAAGCCCACAATAACGGGTAGTATGCAAAAGTTTAATTATCATGCGATCAGTGATTATCTATTGCCCGGTATGACTAAAGATGATATAGTGCGTTTTTGTGAAGCACCCGTTTTGATAAAAGATGTTGTTAAGCCGGAGCTGTTGTCTCATATAAGAAATGGTGTAGTCGAGGATATATTTCCTCTGCATGATTtagttagtattttttttactttataatttatacgaattttttcctaataaatcgtttttatttccaggaatatttagataaatttgGCTTTAATTGGCGCCGTCGTACTATGCCCATTGAAGATATACGTAATTATTTTGGTTCCAGTATTGgcttatattttggttttaccGAATTCTATACTAAAGCCTTAATATTCCCCgttttatttggtttattacAATACATTTGGAGGTTTAACTATTCGTTAGTTTGTGGCTTTTATGTGATATGGACTACGGTAAGTTGTTAAACAATTTGGTTTAGTTTActttaattatgtatttattttcctAGATTTTTCTGGAATTGTGGAAACGTAAATGTGCTGGCTATTCCTATCGCTGGGGTACCATTGAAATGACTAGCTTGGATAAGCCACGCACTAACTATAAAGGTGTTCTCAAACCTGATCCCATTACCGGTAAAATGACCATGCAATATCCCATGCGTTATACTTATCTGCAAATGTATTTGGTTTCTTATCCGGTGGTGGGTTTGTGTGTTATAGCTTCTGCCTATTTTGCTTTATATCAATTTCAAATTGAGGCTGAAGTTTTGGCCGATTTTGGACCAGATTCTTGGCTTTTATATGTACCAGTAATAGTGCAATCCATATTGATTGCTATATTTTCCTGGGCCTATGAGAAATTGGCTACATTCTTAACGGACACCGAAAATCATCGTACCCGCTCACAATATGATCGTCATCgtgttaataaattaatgatatttgaaattgttaataatttcttttcctTATTTTATATCGCCTTCATTTTACAAGATTTAAATCAACTAAATTATCAATTAATGATGCAGTTGTTAATATTCCAGGTGTGTAaagatattaatttaattaaaagagatattttctatgttttttttgttattagttgGTTTGCATTGCCCAGGAAATTGGCATTCCCCTACTGGCTGTTGTAagacaaaaatatgttaaatatttacacaaagaaGTTGATGAGGAAAAGCGCTCTCTCGTTAGTGATGTAGCTCGGTATGAACAGTGTTATTATGAAGCTGGTTTGGATCAATATCAGTCAACGTATGAGGATTATTTACAAATGTGCATACAATTCGGTTATGTGGTTTTGTTTGCGGCTGTAGCTCCTTTTGCTGCCTTTGGTGccttaattaataatatttgtgccaTGCACATTGATTTGTTTAAGGTAATTGCTAAATTAAAAAGATCAATTACCAGTTTCTaacttgttattaaaatatataaaaaccaaaaaaattttagtgaaattgaACATATTgcttattattaacaatttttaattctttatattCCAGCTTTGCAACATTTTTAAGCGACCCTTTGCTCGTCGTACCA is part of the Lucilia cuprina isolate Lc7/37 chromosome 3, ASM2204524v1, whole genome shotgun sequence genome and harbors:
- the LOC111674819 gene encoding anoctamin-10, whose product is MAENPGGNKGGGLLSTQNIIQNQLFRRQRSIRAFQKSSKTEEESGDKTYVVIKFGEKAKLQQCRDVEKIIQQFGIQTTLEVVDKSEKYLYLTASTDTLLRLADEAELTKPTITGSMQKFNYHAISDYLLPGMTKDDIVRFCEAPVLIKDVVKPELLSHIRNGVVEDIFPLHDLEYLDKFGFNWRRRTMPIEDIRNYFGSSIGLYFGFTEFYTKALIFPVLFGLLQYIWRFNYSLVCGFYVIWTTIFLELWKRKCAGYSYRWGTIEMTSLDKPRTNYKGVLKPDPITGKMTMQYPMRYTYLQMYLVSYPVVGLCVIASAYFALYQFQIEAEVLADFGPDSWLLYVPVIVQSILIAIFSWAYEKLATFLTDTENHRTRSQYDRHRVNKLMIFEIVNNFFSLFYIAFILQDLNQLNYQLMMQLLIFQLVCIAQEIGIPLLAVVRQKYVKYLHKEVDEEKRSLVSDVARYEQCYYEAGLDQYQSTYEDYLQMCIQFGYVVLFAAVAPFAAFGALINNICAMHIDLFKLCNIFKRPFARRTKNIGAWQSAFELLSVMAILSNCGILYLQPNVRGFFTNLFPSMPNISFVLFEHLLLGLKFVIHKAIHERPRWVRIALLKADYESSLAYKNIKKFKANNKID